From the Leptospira biflexa serovar Patoc strain 'Patoc 1 (Paris)' genome, one window contains:
- the rnk gene encoding nucleoside diphosphate kinase regulator produces MKTKKKISITNLDYIRLKKMILEYSKRNKTDANVQDLLGEIERAQKVDSKQIPSNVVTMNSVIEIKNLEGIEFKEFRLVYPEDSNLDQNQISILAPIATASIGYKTGDVIFWNVPDGVYRFQITEIKYQPEANGDFHL; encoded by the coding sequence ATGAAAACAAAGAAAAAAATTTCGATCACGAATTTAGATTATATTCGATTAAAAAAAATGATTTTAGAGTATTCGAAACGAAACAAAACTGATGCGAATGTACAAGATTTACTCGGAGAAATTGAACGTGCTCAAAAAGTAGATTCCAAACAAATTCCATCCAATGTAGTGACAATGAACTCTGTCATTGAAATCAAAAACTTGGAAGGGATAGAATTTAAGGAATTCCGATTGGTATATCCTGAGGATTCAAATCTGGATCAAAATCAAATCTCTATCTTGGCTCCAATTGCAACTGCAAGTATTGGATACAAAACGGGTGATGTCATTTTTTGGAATGTTCCAGATGGTGTTTATCGATTTCAAATTACTGAGATTAAATACCAACCAGAAGCCAATGGCGATTTCCATTTATAA
- a CDS encoding OmpA family protein yields MQNYFQKANFRTIFIFFFLSIFSLACAWKGIPLEKRKNIPNFKPDGCEHNSEIRTYRALFLLPIFQHNLSNENEVIPTDSLVVESNSYAKPWDIIFTTLGFLVSFNSSTESLVICPKKLVIGAVQMEGISQLPPSKLSYWYANGNSLPIHSISFPPDDHQLTEDSKEKLILLTREILKSEISFRIILVGKSHTTGDIAYQTRLVKRRFDEIRQILTQESIDENRILSLMAERDQKSVNSEKLDDSQSAISVYLVKE; encoded by the coding sequence ATGCAGAACTATTTTCAAAAAGCGAATTTCAGAACGATTTTTATCTTTTTTTTCTTATCCATATTTTCACTGGCATGTGCTTGGAAAGGCATTCCCCTTGAAAAAAGAAAAAACATCCCGAATTTTAAACCCGATGGTTGTGAGCACAATTCTGAAATTAGAACCTATCGTGCGTTATTTTTATTACCAATTTTCCAACACAATCTAAGCAATGAAAACGAAGTGATCCCTACAGATAGTTTGGTTGTGGAATCCAACTCTTATGCAAAACCTTGGGATATCATTTTCACAACTTTGGGATTTCTTGTCTCCTTCAATTCATCTACAGAGTCACTTGTCATTTGTCCTAAAAAACTTGTAATAGGTGCGGTACAAATGGAGGGGATTTCTCAGTTACCTCCCTCAAAATTATCTTATTGGTATGCAAATGGAAATTCATTACCAATCCATTCGATCAGTTTCCCACCTGATGACCATCAGCTGACGGAAGACTCGAAAGAAAAATTAATTCTACTGACTCGAGAAATTCTAAAGTCTGAGATAAGTTTTAGAATCATTTTAGTTGGGAAATCACATACAACTGGAGATATCGCCTATCAAACCCGACTCGTAAAACGAAGGTTTGATGAAATACGTCAGATATTAACGCAAGAGTCAATCGATGAAAATCGTATCTTATCTTTAATGGCAGAAAGAGATCAAAAAAGTGTTAACTCGGAAAAACTTGATGATTCACAATCGGCAATTTCCGTTTATTTGGTCAAAGAGTGA
- a CDS encoding LamG-like jellyroll fold domain-containing protein, which yields MKNLMVLFVPFLFYTCSIPTLSRSPLDYFAFLRIVSGPQFTGHNIGGAVSGLLPGTSVTLTNVNDSITVSSDGNFSFPTKLSTGQSYNVSLTTNGVGLTCSIANAQGVVQNSHITNVSVTCGIGPGFYEVGVNVSGLSGAISVQNNATETLNFSANGLQKFTTIQPSGTNYAITISSQPVGTVCSFDNPSLSFGTVTTANVTIFITCVTGYIVSGNLYSTTGANLGPNLINRRTAVKTLAGSFPTNTPSGAGAVFGGAVPSATASAARFNSPAMLATDSNFIYVVDSTNSVIRKIDKLTGTTTILAGGNTGGGTTCPGAVTTNCLDGVGTAAQFNGIVGITTNGNNLFVLELTGNRIRIVNLATAAVSTFVGSGGGGASNNTSGILATFTNPSWITIHNGMIYVVDRGNCLIRSVNPVTTAVSTLAGGPGFCSFANHPIGTNARFVSPIGIVGLGSYLYVTDVGLGGGYKIRRIDLTGTNAVDTIAGDGVQASTDGFGTSAQFNDPHGITTDGTNLFISEWLGHRIRHLDISTNKVTTLVGSSPGYADNATGNGLFQFPGFITSDGQKVYISDQANHSIRFLEPAEILHYSFDGSANDSIGTNHGTIIGSPILKSDENGVINGAYEFNGLSDSINSSGLLSQKTDDITFSAWVLSYANNSNQFILYNGLGGVDGYGLKIDSTGSLQIGLGAVDGPSTTMKMPLNRWTHVAVRRLSSNWQIFINGVPDAAVFATNPTQPPLSATFKIGDAGNALFFRGKISRVQFFDGALDNDAIQKLAIQVPSGLISYYPFNGSGKDYGNFLNDLTNNFAVGAADRNGFPNTAYSFNGTNSYFQKLNPNGLPIGVSSRTLCAWFKTPTNIGQYILSFGTAINSTGNGLVVNSPILGMFGWNDDANVIPPHEEFTNQWIHLCGVYDGMSQIADVYENGTLRISLSKSSWLTGVSGSLDIGRLITATGYFSGLIDDVRIYDRPLSVSEIRAISGPYPTQVSSWSQTLASSSLKFFLMPESAIQGPGGCIGGTNCVTYWLDRSGNNFHVSQAGASAQPVYNPTGIGGFPGVRFYETNATYLSASCVPELISTSNTIFAMFNDVGMVGNDGIFHNGKKLLYLTDNGPNNTLSLFDIQINNVKLATTTDYGGVGENILMSLDFNGTTGNIFKNGSVVSSSSIPGTAYDCMTYDMSIGRYVWSSGTYPNNGDYLDGHIGDLIYYDQVLSASDRELVQCYLSSKYKKIVGHPCP from the coding sequence ATGAAGAATTTGATGGTCTTATTCGTTCCCTTTTTGTTTTACACCTGTTCGATCCCTACTTTATCCAGAAGTCCATTAGACTACTTTGCTTTTTTGCGCATCGTTTCAGGACCTCAATTTACAGGGCATAATATTGGAGGAGCTGTTTCAGGATTATTACCTGGGACTTCCGTGACCCTTACCAATGTGAATGATTCCATTACGGTCTCCTCCGATGGAAATTTTTCATTCCCTACCAAATTAAGTACAGGACAAAGTTATAATGTAAGTTTAACAACGAATGGAGTTGGGCTTACCTGCTCAATTGCAAATGCACAAGGTGTTGTTCAAAATTCACACATAACAAACGTTAGCGTTACATGCGGAATTGGCCCTGGCTTTTATGAAGTGGGAGTGAATGTCAGTGGACTATCTGGCGCAATTTCTGTTCAAAACAATGCGACAGAAACATTAAACTTCTCTGCCAACGGTCTTCAAAAATTCACAACAATTCAACCGTCAGGTACTAATTATGCGATCACCATTTCCTCTCAACCAGTGGGAACAGTTTGTTCATTTGACAACCCTTCTCTTTCATTTGGTACCGTAACCACAGCAAATGTAACTATATTCATCACTTGCGTAACAGGATACATTGTTTCTGGAAATTTATATTCAACTACAGGTGCAAACTTAGGACCAAATTTAATCAACCGAAGAACAGCAGTGAAAACTCTTGCAGGATCCTTTCCTACCAATACTCCCAGTGGGGCAGGAGCGGTTTTTGGTGGTGCGGTTCCAAGTGCCACTGCCTCAGCCGCTCGATTTAACAGTCCTGCTATGCTAGCAACGGATTCAAATTTCATTTATGTAGTCGACTCTACAAATTCCGTGATTCGGAAAATTGACAAACTAACAGGGACAACAACCATCCTTGCCGGTGGCAATACAGGAGGAGGCACAACTTGCCCTGGAGCTGTGACTACCAATTGTTTGGATGGTGTGGGAACAGCTGCACAGTTTAACGGGATTGTCGGGATTACAACAAACGGGAACAACCTATTTGTATTAGAACTGACTGGAAACAGAATCCGAATTGTCAACCTAGCGACGGCCGCCGTATCCACGTTTGTTGGTTCGGGTGGTGGTGGTGCATCAAATAATACTTCTGGGATCTTAGCTACCTTTACAAACCCTTCATGGATCACAATCCACAATGGGATGATTTACGTTGTGGATCGTGGAAACTGTCTCATCCGTTCGGTGAATCCCGTGACAACGGCAGTATCAACATTGGCAGGTGGACCTGGGTTCTGTAGTTTTGCCAATCATCCCATTGGTACGAACGCTCGATTTGTATCACCCATCGGTATCGTAGGACTTGGAAGTTACCTTTATGTAACAGATGTTGGCTTAGGTGGTGGTTATAAAATTCGTAGGATTGACCTTACAGGAACCAATGCTGTTGATACAATTGCAGGGGATGGAGTCCAGGCTTCAACAGACGGATTTGGAACTTCAGCGCAGTTCAATGATCCGCATGGCATCACAACCGATGGGACAAATTTATTCATCTCGGAATGGTTAGGCCACCGCATCCGTCATTTAGATATATCAACTAACAAAGTCACTACGTTAGTGGGAAGTTCACCAGGATATGCGGACAATGCCACTGGGAATGGTCTCTTTCAATTTCCAGGATTCATCACTAGTGATGGACAAAAAGTTTACATTTCAGACCAAGCAAACCATTCAATTCGTTTTTTAGAGCCAGCAGAAATCTTACACTATTCTTTTGATGGTAGTGCAAATGATTCCATTGGAACCAATCATGGAACCATCATCGGTTCGCCGATTTTAAAATCGGATGAGAATGGAGTGATCAATGGTGCCTATGAGTTCAATGGCTTGTCTGATTCCATCAACTCTTCTGGACTTCTCTCTCAAAAAACAGACGACATCACGTTTTCTGCTTGGGTTCTTTCCTACGCAAATAACTCAAATCAGTTTATTCTTTACAATGGTTTAGGTGGAGTTGATGGATATGGATTGAAGATAGATTCAACAGGCAGTTTACAAATTGGTTTAGGTGCTGTGGACGGTCCATCAACTACGATGAAGATGCCCCTGAACCGATGGACTCATGTTGCCGTACGTCGCTTATCAAGTAACTGGCAGATTTTCATCAATGGAGTACCTGACGCTGCCGTATTTGCCACAAACCCAACTCAACCTCCATTGAGTGCTACCTTTAAAATAGGAGATGCTGGTAACGCACTCTTCTTCCGAGGAAAAATCTCTCGCGTTCAATTCTTTGATGGTGCACTCGATAATGATGCCATCCAAAAACTAGCCATCCAAGTTCCATCAGGTCTCATTTCATATTATCCATTCAATGGAAGTGGAAAAGACTATGGAAATTTTTTGAATGACCTCACCAATAATTTTGCCGTTGGTGCCGCCGATAGAAATGGATTTCCGAACACAGCGTATTCGTTTAATGGCACAAATTCTTATTTCCAAAAACTAAACCCCAATGGACTTCCGATTGGAGTAAGTAGTCGTACTTTATGTGCTTGGTTCAAAACGCCTACCAACATTGGACAATACATTCTTAGCTTTGGAACAGCAATCAATTCCACAGGGAATGGACTTGTCGTCAATTCCCCCATTTTAGGAATGTTCGGATGGAACGATGATGCAAATGTGATTCCTCCTCATGAAGAATTTACAAACCAATGGATTCATTTATGTGGTGTTTACGATGGAATGTCTCAAATTGCAGATGTTTATGAAAATGGGACGTTGCGGATTTCTCTTTCCAAAAGCTCATGGTTAACGGGTGTCAGTGGTAGTTTAGACATTGGAAGGCTGATTACTGCAACTGGATATTTTTCGGGGCTGATCGATGATGTTAGGATTTACGATCGGCCTTTATCTGTATCGGAAATACGCGCCATATCAGGTCCATATCCAACACAAGTGAGTTCCTGGAGCCAAACACTTGCCAGTAGCAGTTTAAAGTTTTTTTTAATGCCTGAAAGTGCCATACAGGGACCAGGTGGCTGTATCGGAGGTACCAATTGTGTCACATATTGGCTTGATCGGAGTGGAAATAATTTTCACGTAAGCCAAGCTGGTGCTTCCGCGCAACCTGTTTACAATCCAACTGGAATTGGTGGATTCCCAGGTGTACGTTTTTATGAAACGAATGCTACTTATCTTTCGGCTTCTTGTGTGCCTGAATTAATATCTACTTCGAACACCATCTTTGCGATGTTTAACGACGTTGGAATGGTTGGAAATGATGGGATTTTTCACAATGGGAAAAAACTCCTCTATTTAACTGACAATGGTCCAAACAATACCTTAAGTCTTTTTGACATTCAAATCAATAATGTTAAATTGGCCACGACTACGGACTATGGAGGTGTAGGTGAAAACATTCTCATGTCACTTGATTTCAATGGAACCACTGGTAATATTTTCAAAAATGGATCTGTTGTATCTAGTTCATCCATACCAGGAACGGCATACGATTGTATGACATATGATATGAGTATTGGTAGGTATGTTTGGTCATCAGGGACTTATCCAAATAATGGAGATTATCTAGATGGTCACATTGGAGACCTAATCTATTATGACCAAGTTCTCTCCGCAAGCGATCGAGAATTGGTACAATGTTACTTATCAAGTAAGTATAAAAAAATTGTAGGACATCCTTGCCCTTAA
- a CDS encoding nuclear transport factor 2 family protein has protein sequence MNQNQNLQGNNTQSLEETFKTFIGEIDSRQVESLENRFHDQFLDHVSVSGISEMIVSNKEKYIQSLREGKIGGIPRNIQIKSLDIIENFGIVTANLESNLMQFQTQYSFLWTDGRWKVIHALVAAKKN, from the coding sequence ATGAATCAAAATCAAAATTTACAGGGAAATAACACTCAAAGTTTGGAGGAAACGTTTAAAACTTTTATAGGGGAAATTGATTCGAGACAAGTTGAATCATTGGAAAATCGGTTTCACGATCAGTTTTTGGATCATGTAAGTGTGAGCGGAATTTCTGAAATGATTGTATCGAATAAAGAGAAATACATTCAATCTTTAAGGGAAGGGAAGATTGGTGGGATTCCTAGAAACATTCAAATCAAATCGTTAGATATTATTGAAAATTTTGGAATTGTTACCGCAAATTTAGAAAGTAATTTGATGCAGTTTCAAACTCAGTATTCTTTTTTATGGACTGATGGGAGATGGAAAGTCATCCACGCATTGGTAGCCGCAAAAAAAAATTAA
- a CDS encoding LamG domain-containing protein, producing MVFRYGTTNSANASVLALSTATTNKVSLLGNGYDALTDYTVPLNTWSHLCTTYNGGNTANFYVNGNFVGSPSFTGTGPLNTISGSFVIGTWTGSGGLPYYWWGDSDDLRVYDIALSGTQITEIYHLGTAYLE from the coding sequence TTGGTCTTTCGATATGGAACGACCAACAGTGCCAATGCTTCGGTTTTGGCACTGTCAACGGCAACTACAAATAAGGTTTCTCTTTTGGGGAATGGGTATGATGCCCTCACAGATTATACAGTTCCATTGAATACTTGGTCACATCTTTGCACAACGTATAACGGCGGTAATACTGCAAATTTCTATGTGAATGGAAATTTTGTCGGAAGTCCGTCTTTTACCGGTACAGGACCTCTTAATACAATTTCTGGTTCCTTTGTCATTGGAACTTGGACTGGGAGTGGAGGATTACCATACTATTGGTGGGGTGATTCGGATGATCTACGAGTGTATGATATTGCATTGAGCGGTACACAAATTACCGAGATTTATCACTTGGGTACGGCTTACCTTGAGTGA
- a CDS encoding DUF4386 domain-containing protein → MIKETIKWNRTIGMVLILIPILIQIPYTILIIQFQYPEILRKPTEVILREFHHGGSSFIWTWWFFGISGLPLIFGYLHLYLNTKQFSPLLSLSAVIFGIVSLFFQLIGLLRWVFVVPILSNVWMDPNSSEMIKQAALLNFQTIHHLFGVLIGEHLGQLFTILWMFLVSLMSWKHQIFPKWISVFGIVSSFIYTLAQWELFSLVVPEVGEIPFAGLIGSLSWLFWMVMMGIQMIKKNVDQIPN, encoded by the coding sequence ATGATAAAAGAAACAATCAAATGGAATCGAACGATTGGCATGGTATTGATTTTGATACCAATTCTGATTCAAATTCCCTATACGATTTTGATCATTCAATTTCAGTATCCAGAGATATTGAGAAAGCCAACAGAAGTGATTCTAAGGGAATTTCATCATGGTGGTTCCTCCTTCATTTGGACATGGTGGTTTTTTGGAATATCGGGACTTCCACTTATATTTGGATATCTTCATTTGTATTTGAACACGAAACAATTCAGTCCCTTGTTATCTCTGTCAGCTGTCATTTTTGGGATTGTTTCTTTGTTTTTTCAGCTCATTGGTTTATTGCGATGGGTATTTGTTGTACCTATTCTTTCCAATGTATGGATGGATCCAAATTCTTCAGAGATGATCAAACAGGCGGCATTACTCAATTTTCAAACGATCCATCATTTGTTTGGAGTTTTGATCGGAGAACATTTAGGTCAACTTTTTACAATCCTATGGATGTTTTTGGTGTCCCTTATGAGTTGGAAACATCAAATTTTTCCGAAATGGATATCCGTTTTTGGAATTGTTTCTTCTTTTATCTACACTCTTGCCCAATGGGAATTGTTTTCCCTCGTGGTGCCAGAAGTAGGTGAGATCCCATTTGCTGGACTCATTGGAAGTTTGTCTTGGTTATTTTGGATGGTCATGATGGGAATCCAGATGATCAAAAAAAATGTTGATCAAATTCCAAACTAA
- a CDS encoding NAD(P)/FAD-dependent oxidoreductase, with translation MKRILVLGSNFAGVTAAISVKRKLGNEVEVLVISPSRNFLYVPSLIWVPFGIRKVKDITFAVEPMLNKKGVKFIHDRGVKVIPNRNVVITEKNGEISYDYLVVATGASLNFDILPNLNPKDKMIQCIVTPELAEKSAIAFEDLVKNPGPVVVAATQGASCMGAAYEYLFNLDKYLRVRGVRDQVDITWITPEPFLGHFGIGGIVGGQTMLEIFMKMYGIKWHTNATIKKIEKHNITLGDDTNIPYKMSMMIPPFLGADVMKNSPELVDEKGFVITNEGYQHINFKNVYAAGLAVEVIAPFKKSAAPFGVPKTGFPSDVMGKIVAENIKNDIKGNGKFKTMPFGKIPGICIMDAGKKEVWILTNHLFKPRQFELMIPNIFYNFGKLILEKYMLWKNKKGLVQLP, from the coding sequence ATGAAACGTATTTTAGTCCTAGGAAGTAATTTTGCCGGCGTCACAGCAGCTATTTCCGTAAAAAGAAAACTTGGGAACGAAGTGGAAGTTTTGGTAATTTCACCTTCTCGTAATTTTTTATACGTACCTTCTCTGATATGGGTACCTTTTGGAATCCGCAAAGTCAAAGATATCACCTTTGCCGTAGAACCAATGTTAAACAAAAAAGGTGTAAAATTCATTCATGACAGAGGTGTAAAAGTAATACCAAATCGCAATGTAGTGATCACGGAAAAAAATGGAGAAATCAGTTACGATTACTTAGTCGTTGCAACAGGTGCTTCACTTAACTTTGATATTTTGCCAAACCTAAATCCAAAAGATAAAATGATCCAATGTATTGTCACACCTGAACTTGCAGAAAAATCTGCGATCGCATTTGAAGATTTAGTCAAAAACCCAGGTCCAGTGGTCGTTGCGGCAACACAAGGAGCAAGTTGTATGGGTGCCGCTTATGAATATCTCTTCAATTTAGATAAATATCTTCGGGTAAGAGGAGTTCGCGATCAAGTGGATATTACTTGGATCACTCCGGAACCATTTTTAGGTCATTTTGGGATCGGTGGTATTGTCGGAGGCCAAACAATGTTAGAAATCTTTATGAAAATGTATGGTATCAAGTGGCATACGAACGCTACGATCAAAAAAATCGAAAAACACAATATTACATTAGGTGATGATACAAACATACCGTACAAAATGTCCATGATGATTCCTCCTTTCTTAGGAGCAGATGTCATGAAAAACTCGCCAGAACTAGTCGATGAAAAGGGTTTTGTTATCACTAATGAAGGTTATCAACATATAAATTTTAAGAATGTATATGCGGCAGGTCTTGCTGTAGAAGTCATTGCTCCTTTCAAAAAATCTGCTGCACCTTTTGGTGTACCTAAAACTGGATTCCCTTCGGATGTTATGGGTAAAATTGTCGCAGAGAACATTAAGAATGATATCAAAGGTAATGGAAAATTCAAAACAATGCCTTTCGGAAAAATTCCAGGGATTTGTATTATGGATGCTGGTAAAAAAGAAGTTTGGATCTTAACCAATCACCTATTCAAACCAAGACAATTTGAATTAATGATCCCAAATATTTTTTATAATTTTGGTAAACTCATTTTAGAAAAATATATGTTGTGGAAAAATAAAAAGGGACTTGTACAACTTCCGTAA
- a CDS encoding sensor histidine kinase — protein sequence MDLKRWVFIFSLLSFYTSGSLHAENLPISKQGVIDLSQVNFIEQTSIPLAGDWEFQWNEFTSPLSNDTDAFTFNQIQKAKQNHSTNYLATGKRWKEIHSGVGFATYQLRIIFPEGSNQQIFSIRFFQTGGAAMRVFVDGKESLSLGKVGTDKLTMEPTRRSGILILPHPKKVTNILVHISNFHHDDGSFWYAPKIGLYQDIQNNLIKEIALDSLLSGALFFMAFYHFVLFFFRRTRKLILYFGLFCLTTAFHSLSLNGDVLYYIYHAIPYHFAFALSLIFYLAMPFYLYFLFQFFPNQFSKRVINIYSTISFVLFSFVLLTPTEIGSKTTFIGLVFTNSGLLYSTICLTRSAIKKQQLAVSLLLIQLFLLLSAINDTLYLYGIFHQTLILKYSYLTTVLFQSLLLASYFTKMFIKNETLKNELATLNESLEKTIIVRTKEYKEAKQIAEDANQWKDKFISLVAHDLRSPLSTVYSALTLTTDKETTEDDKTHILNQVFAILENAMSTIEHLLNLNRFQIDKGQIHLQITQITVNDHLKQVVDTFTFEIQKKSLSIVNLIADSAKVFADSSIFLEILRNLIANAIKFSHPKGKIQMDFLETNDSFIISIKDEGTGIPIERQKDLFIEPMSSPGTLGEKGFGIGLKLCFELMRLHHGNIQVESESNSGSRFLLIFPKK from the coding sequence ATGGATTTGAAACGTTGGGTTTTTATCTTTTCTCTTCTCAGTTTTTACACTAGTGGAAGCCTTCATGCGGAAAATTTACCGATTTCAAAACAAGGAGTCATCGATCTATCTCAAGTCAATTTTATAGAACAAACGTCAATTCCTTTGGCGGGAGATTGGGAATTTCAATGGAACGAGTTCACCTCTCCCCTATCAAACGATACAGACGCGTTCACCTTTAACCAAATTCAAAAAGCAAAACAAAATCATTCTACGAACTACCTAGCGACTGGGAAACGATGGAAAGAAATACACTCTGGCGTTGGATTTGCTACTTACCAATTAAGAATTATTTTCCCAGAAGGATCGAACCAGCAAATTTTTAGTATACGTTTTTTCCAAACAGGCGGTGCCGCTATGCGCGTGTTTGTCGACGGGAAGGAATCTCTTTCACTAGGTAAAGTTGGTACAGACAAACTAACCATGGAACCAACCAGGCGTTCTGGAATTTTAATCCTTCCTCATCCAAAAAAAGTTACAAACATACTAGTACATATTTCAAATTTTCATCATGATGATGGCTCATTTTGGTATGCACCAAAGATTGGACTTTACCAAGATATACAAAACAATCTTATCAAAGAAATCGCATTAGATTCGCTGTTATCTGGCGCTTTATTCTTTATGGCATTTTATCACTTTGTTTTATTCTTTTTCAGGAGAACTAGAAAATTAATTTTATATTTTGGATTATTTTGCCTCACAACTGCTTTTCATTCACTTTCTTTGAATGGCGATGTCCTATATTATATTTATCACGCGATTCCTTATCATTTTGCTTTTGCTCTATCGCTCATTTTTTATTTAGCAATGCCATTTTATCTTTATTTTTTATTCCAATTTTTTCCAAATCAGTTTTCAAAAAGAGTTATTAATATTTATTCTACAATCTCTTTTGTTTTGTTTTCTTTTGTTCTTTTGACTCCTACAGAGATAGGATCGAAAACAACTTTCATCGGGCTTGTTTTCACAAATTCGGGTTTACTCTATTCGACAATTTGTCTAACAAGAAGTGCGATCAAAAAGCAACAACTTGCTGTAAGTTTATTATTAATCCAATTGTTTTTACTATTAAGTGCGATTAACGATACCTTATATTTATATGGAATCTTTCATCAAACTCTTATTTTAAAATATTCATATTTAACTACTGTATTGTTCCAATCACTACTTCTTGCCTCATACTTTACTAAAATGTTCATTAAAAATGAAACTTTGAAAAATGAACTCGCAACATTAAACGAATCATTAGAAAAAACCATTATAGTGAGAACAAAAGAATACAAAGAAGCCAAACAAATTGCGGAGGATGCGAATCAATGGAAAGATAAGTTTATATCACTTGTAGCACATGACTTACGATCTCCACTTAGCACTGTGTATTCGGCACTCACTCTAACCACCGACAAAGAAACAACTGAAGACGACAAAACACATATTCTAAATCAAGTATTTGCGATTTTAGAAAATGCAATGTCAACGATTGAACATTTATTAAATTTAAATCGGTTCCAAATAGACAAAGGACAAATACACTTACAGATCACACAAATCACTGTGAACGACCACTTAAAACAAGTTGTTGATACTTTCACTTTTGAAATTCAAAAAAAATCTTTGTCCATCGTGAATTTGATAGCTGATTCGGCCAAAGTGTTTGCAGATTCTTCGATTTTTCTTGAGATACTTCGAAATTTAATAGCAAATGCGATCAAATTTAGCCACCCAAAAGGTAAAATCCAAATGGACTTTTTAGAAACTAACGACAGTTTTATAATTTCAATTAAGGACGAAGGTACTGGAATTCCGATCGAACGCCAAAAGGATTTATTCATTGAGCCAATGTCTTCACCTGGAACTTTAGGTGAAAAAGGTTTTGGGATAGGACTGAAACTTTGTTTTGAATTAATGAGATTACATCATGGAAATATCCAAGTGGAATCGGAATCCAATTCAGGAAGTCGATTCCTTTTGATATTTCCGAAGAAATGA
- a CDS encoding MarR family winged helix-turn-helix transcriptional regulator, which yields MGKNFELENSYAYLIYRTVRALRKQFMRLAMEQGFELFPEQWFVLVKIIKQPGCSQSDLGRDFDDRPSMARALRNMEQKLWIRIVPDPEDRRKHKVYPTKMGIEIFNTMVPEIEKERTRMYKKLTKEDFKDFKRIIDEIFDQSIG from the coding sequence ATGGGAAAAAATTTTGAATTAGAAAATTCATATGCATATTTGATCTACCGTACTGTTCGAGCTCTTAGAAAACAATTTATGCGTCTGGCAATGGAACAAGGTTTCGAATTATTCCCAGAACAATGGTTTGTTTTAGTGAAAATCATCAAACAACCTGGTTGTAGTCAGTCCGATTTGGGAAGAGATTTTGATGATCGACCATCCATGGCGCGAGCACTTCGGAACATGGAACAAAAATTATGGATTCGAATTGTCCCTGACCCGGAAGATCGTAGAAAACACAAAGTATATCCTACGAAGATGGGCATCGAGATTTTTAATACAATGGTTCCTGAAATTGAAAAAGAGAGAACCCGAATGTACAAAAAATTGACAAAAGAAGATTTTAAGGACTTCAAGCGAATTATTGATGAAATTTTTGACCAATCCATTGGTTGA